One window of the Littorina saxatilis isolate snail1 unplaced genomic scaffold, US_GU_Lsax_2.0 scaffold_542, whole genome shotgun sequence genome contains the following:
- the LOC138954342 gene encoding uncharacterized protein, translated as MADQAARDAARLRWQAVRPPKLPLFTGDSEGCELEDFAREARRIIHHYALENLGGESAEWMIQSLEGAARREVTSRPPADTATADLVLAALQESFGDHRTKSAMLSTFHSRRQGNNEGVLNYAQTLHALQARLNNLAVDTVTDEALRDRFVDGLQPPALRRDIRRFIREREDADFTAVRAEALRWMREDADCDVRSEQVTATPARSSEVDELRHQVAELVKQTAALRTELNQRPAYPEPSQNHPSHFSVNHPSHQLPASRPRCWLCSKYGHLQARCPLKRQILNAQSHPDSHVPSHQQRQGN; from the coding sequence ATGGCGGACCAAGCTGCCCGCGATGCTGCGCGTCTACGCTGGCAGGCTGTGCGCCCACCCAAGCTCCCCCTCTTCACCGGCGACAGCGAGGGCTGTGAGCTGGAGGACTTCGCCAGGGAAGCGCGGCGCATCATCCACCACTACGCCTTGGAGAACCTGGGAGGAGAGTCCGCCGAGTGGATGATCCAGTCCCTCGAAGGCGCCGCGCGGAGGGAGGTCACCAGTCGTCCGCCTGCTGACACCGCGACGGCGGATCTGGTGCTCGCTGCCCTGCAGGAGAGCTTTGGGGACCACCGGACCAAGTCGGCGATGCTGTCCACCTTCCACAGTCGGCGGCAGGGCAACAATGAGGGGGTCCTCAATTACGCCCAGACCCTCCATGCCCTGCAGGCGCGGCTCAACAACCTTGCAGTCGACACAGTGACAGATGAGGCACTCCGCGACAGATTCGTAGATGGGCTGCAGCCTCCAGCACTCAGGCGGGACATCCGTCGGTTCATCCGGGAGAGGGAGGATGCAGATTTCACCGCTGTCCGCGCAGAGGCTCTGCGGTGGATGAGGGAGGACGCCGACTGCGACGTCCGCTCGGAGCAGGTGACTGCTACACCAGCCCGGAGCTCAGAGGTCGACGAGCTCCGTCACCAAGTAGCTGAGCTGGTGAAGCAGACGGCCGCACTCCGGACGGAGCTGAACCAGCGCCCCGCCTATCCAGAGCCCTCCCAGAACCACCCTTCCCACTTCTCCGTCAACCACCCCTCCCACCAACTGCCCGCGTCCCGACCCCGCTGCTGGCTGTGCAGCAAGTACGGCCATCTTCAGGCTCGCTGCCCGCTGAAACGGCAGATCCTGAACGCCCAGTCCCACCCCGACTCCCATGTCCCCTCCCACCAGCAGCGACAGGGAAACTAA